From one Brevundimonas sp. PAMC22021 genomic stretch:
- a CDS encoding CPBP family intramembrane glutamic endopeptidase, with protein MMIQGLWLLGMLAGMAWWVRRDAEAYRRFQALTCSGDRQRVYWRWIAQSFAILVGASLISLWLVDGLSPFNTFPSAFEQAHQALRSPQHDGSAESMAGMAIGFAIGLAVLLFVQWRRIRKMLKPVAGPADALLPRNRREAMIVTVLSLNAGFSEELFFRLALPLFLFHLTGSLWIAFGVAGVCFGLAHAYQGWKGVLGTMLVGGGLTLIYLSHGSLLRVMLIHAVIDIMALLVRPAITRWIGRRNTLAAAGA; from the coding sequence ATGATGATCCAGGGGCTTTGGTTGCTCGGCATGTTGGCCGGAATGGCGTGGTGGGTGCGGCGCGACGCCGAGGCGTATCGCCGCTTTCAGGCGCTGACCTGCAGCGGGGATCGCCAGCGGGTGTACTGGCGCTGGATCGCGCAGAGCTTCGCCATCCTGGTGGGCGCCAGCCTGATCAGCCTGTGGCTCGTCGATGGACTGTCGCCTTTCAACACCTTTCCGAGCGCGTTCGAACAGGCGCATCAGGCCCTGCGCAGCCCGCAGCACGACGGATCGGCCGAGTCCATGGCGGGCATGGCGATTGGCTTCGCCATCGGCTTGGCCGTGCTGCTGTTCGTGCAATGGCGCCGGATCCGAAAGATGCTGAAGCCCGTCGCCGGTCCGGCGGACGCGCTGCTGCCGCGCAATCGGCGTGAAGCGATGATCGTGACGGTGCTGAGCCTCAACGCGGGCTTCTCGGAAGAACTGTTCTTCCGCCTGGCGCTGCCGCTGTTCCTGTTCCACCTGACCGGCTCGCTGTGGATCGCCTTTGGCGTCGCCGGCGTCTGTTTCGGGCTGGCTCACGCCTATCAGGGATGGAAGGGCGTGCTGGGGACGATGCTGGTGGGCGGCGGTTTGACGCTCATATACCTGTCGCACGGCTCGCTGTTGCGCGTGATGCTGATCCATGCGGTGATAGACATCATGGCGCTTCTGGTCCGCCCGGCGATCACCCGCTGGATAGGGCGGCGCAACACGCTGGCGGCGGCAGGCGCCTGA
- a CDS encoding sigma-70 family RNA polymerase sigma factor codes for MSSFEKLLLEQTCAVRAYALMLSGGRAEADDLVQDTLEKALRARDQFAAGSNMRAWLLTILRNTHSSDWRRSRRMVADIDGANAARLSVEAVQVWRTEYAEALAAINRLDPESRHALLLITAGLTYEEAAMACDCALRTLQSRVRRARARLAGQLQAEDLEDA; via the coding sequence TTGTCGTCCTTCGAGAAGCTTCTTCTTGAGCAGACCTGCGCCGTTCGCGCCTATGCGCTGATGCTCAGCGGCGGACGGGCCGAGGCGGACGACCTGGTCCAGGACACGTTGGAAAAGGCGCTGCGGGCGCGAGATCAGTTCGCCGCCGGCAGCAACATGCGCGCCTGGCTTCTGACGATCCTGCGCAACACCCACTCCAGCGACTGGCGCCGCTCCCGCCGCATGGTGGCGGACATCGATGGCGCAAACGCCGCCCGGTTGTCGGTTGAAGCCGTCCAGGTCTGGCGCACGGAATACGCCGAGGCGCTGGCGGCCATAAACCGCCTCGATCCCGAGTCGCGGCACGCGCTTCTGCTGATCACCGCAGGCCTCACCTATGAGGAGGCGGCGATGGCCTGCGACTGCGCGCTTCGCACACTGCAGAGCCGGGTCCGGCGAGCCAGGGCGCGTCTGGCCGGCCAATTGCAGGCCGAAGACCTGGAGGACGCGTGA
- a CDS encoding type II secretion system protein N, with protein sequence MIRGPLTARFWIRLSTLVAVTSVGLALAHLTWRLTGWDDGRSTIETPDRLPPVGGGDGGLAAILALAPFGGGAGVGASGLPPTSLGLVLKGVILAATPEASTALIAVGEAAPRNFSIGEAPIGSAVIEGIELDVVVLNVGGRREALTFPRLAGASAAAAPATSTAPAPTQAPPSPEAAAALAAASPIATALAASGGGGSSGPASRAPATAAPANPAAALQSAGVSATSDGYRLGPDAPAQLLRAGLRPGDLIRSLNGRPVGDLASDQQLFERAAAAGSARVEIVRDGRTLTLTFPLR encoded by the coding sequence ATGATCCGTGGTCCGCTGACCGCACGTTTCTGGATACGCCTGAGCACCCTCGTTGCGGTCACTTCGGTAGGCTTGGCCCTGGCGCACCTGACGTGGCGCCTCACCGGCTGGGACGATGGCCGCAGCACGATCGAGACGCCGGATCGGCTGCCGCCGGTGGGCGGCGGTGACGGCGGGCTCGCAGCCATCCTGGCGCTGGCGCCCTTCGGCGGCGGGGCCGGCGTCGGCGCATCCGGCCTGCCGCCCACCAGCCTGGGGCTGGTGCTCAAGGGCGTGATCCTGGCGGCGACGCCTGAAGCGTCCACCGCCCTGATCGCGGTGGGCGAAGCGGCGCCCCGCAACTTCTCGATCGGGGAGGCGCCGATCGGCTCGGCGGTGATCGAGGGCATCGAGCTTGATGTCGTCGTCCTGAACGTCGGCGGTCGCCGCGAGGCCCTGACCTTTCCGCGTCTCGCGGGCGCTTCAGCGGCGGCGGCGCCCGCCACGTCAACGGCGCCCGCGCCCACACAGGCGCCGCCAAGCCCCGAGGCTGCGGCGGCCCTGGCGGCGGCCTCTCCGATCGCCACGGCGCTGGCGGCCTCTGGCGGAGGCGGCTCCTCCGGCCCAGCGAGCCGGGCGCCTGCGACCGCAGCGCCTGCGAATCCGGCGGCGGCGCTGCAGTCCGCCGGCGTCAGCGCGACTTCGGACGGCTATCGCCTCGGCCCCGACGCGCCGGCGCAGCTGCTGCGCGCAGGTTTGCGGCCCGGCGATCTGATCCGTTCGCTGAACGGCCGTCCCGTGGGCGATCTCGCCTCCGACCAGCAGTTGTTCGAACGCGCGGCCGCCGCCGGCAGCGCGCGGGTCGAGATCGTGCGCGACGGCCGAACCCTCACGCTCACCTTTCCGCTAAGATAG
- the gspI gene encoding type II secretion system minor pseudopilin GspI, producing the protein MRRERTQRQGYSLMEAMVALFVLAVASTGLLLATRAHIDSVGGLEDRVTAQWIAENRLAELNLGDPAAAQAQVEMLGRRWRIDVARRATDDPDLIAVEIAVSREGGGASLARLSGFIDAEASA; encoded by the coding sequence ATGAGGCGCGAAAGAACGCAGCGCCAGGGCTATTCGCTGATGGAGGCGATGGTGGCCCTGTTCGTGCTGGCGGTCGCCTCGACCGGCCTGCTGCTGGCCACGCGCGCCCATATCGACAGTGTCGGCGGGCTGGAGGATCGCGTCACGGCGCAGTGGATTGCCGAGAACCGCCTGGCCGAGCTGAACCTCGGGGATCCGGCCGCCGCTCAGGCGCAGGTCGAGATGCTGGGCCGGCGCTGGCGCATCGATGTGGCGCGCCGGGCGACCGACGATCCGGACCTGATCGCCGTCGAGATCGCGGTGTCGCGCGAAGGCGGCGGCGCCTCGCTGGCGCGCCTCAGCGGCTTTATCGATGCGGAGGCGTCGGCATGA
- a CDS encoding outer membrane protein, translating into MRATLAAGAALASMVIGGSPAMAQTDRDWTGLSVGILGGGLQTKDRSGERLVFDRDFDGQFDDAVVTVPGADAFSPGFCGGSANGAQAAQGCDDDKEGVEAALRVGYDQQFGSFVVGALAEVSTSTAEDSVTGFSTTPAYYTFKRNLQGMVAARLRAGYAIGPALLYGTGGYAMGRIDNRFTTSNTVNAFSTTNDDETDADGWQAGGGVEWRLAPRLSATAEYLYTSLDVDDPFVVRVSRGGAPATNPFILPLNTAGTDIARTAEEFRVHAVRIGMAYRF; encoded by the coding sequence ATGAGAGCAACTCTGGCGGCGGGAGCCGCGCTGGCGTCCATGGTGATCGGCGGATCACCGGCGATGGCGCAGACAGACCGGGACTGGACGGGACTTTCAGTCGGCATTCTGGGCGGCGGGCTGCAAACCAAGGATCGCAGCGGCGAACGCCTGGTGTTCGATCGCGATTTCGACGGGCAGTTCGACGACGCGGTGGTGACGGTTCCCGGCGCGGACGCCTTCTCGCCCGGCTTCTGCGGCGGATCGGCCAATGGCGCCCAGGCGGCGCAAGGATGCGACGACGACAAGGAGGGCGTCGAGGCCGCTCTGCGCGTGGGCTATGATCAGCAGTTCGGCAGCTTCGTCGTCGGCGCCCTGGCCGAGGTCAGCACCTCGACGGCCGAAGACAGCGTGACCGGCTTCAGCACCACGCCCGCCTATTACACTTTCAAGCGGAACCTGCAGGGAATGGTCGCGGCGCGCCTGCGGGCGGGCTATGCGATCGGACCGGCGCTGCTTTACGGCACGGGCGGCTACGCCATGGGCCGGATCGACAATCGATTCACGACCTCAAACACGGTCAACGCCTTCTCCACCACCAACGACGACGAGACCGACGCCGACGGCTGGCAGGCGGGCGGCGGCGTGGAATGGCGTCTGGCGCCGAGGCTCAGCGCCACCGCTGAATATCTTTACACCTCGCTGGACGTCGATGATCCGTTCGTGGTGCGCGTCAGCCGTGGCGGGGCGCCGGCAACCAATCCCTTCATCCTGCCCCTGAACACGGCCGGCACCGACATCGCCCGCACCGCCGAGGAGTTTCGAGTCCACGCCGTACGCATCGGCATGGCCTATCGCTTCTGA
- a CDS encoding ferritin-like domain-containing protein, translating to MSKLDLLETLERRSEKQEERRRLFRLGGGFAVGAAAGAVLSACGSSAGDAVAQNPPATDNDPAVLNFALNLEYLEAQFYSFAAFGTGLADADLGGQGTRGAVTGGRAVNFTDPVVRAYAREIANDEIAHVRFLRSALGTSAVAQPAIDVGVGPNSAFSQAARAAGLISAGQTFDPYANDENFLLAAYIFEDVGVTAYKGASPLINSKTYLEAAAGILAAEAYHAGLVRTVLYSKGLATPSLRTGANAISDARDSLDGSSRLDQGITGDRGLPADTAASNIFPGDANAIAFSRTTGQVLNIVYLTAAVATGGGFFPSGVNGTINRSGA from the coding sequence ATGTCCAAACTCGACCTTCTGGAAACGCTTGAACGCCGCAGTGAGAAACAAGAGGAACGCCGCCGGCTGTTCCGCCTGGGCGGAGGCTTCGCCGTGGGCGCGGCCGCCGGCGCGGTGCTCAGCGCCTGCGGAAGCTCGGCGGGTGACGCGGTGGCTCAGAACCCGCCGGCGACCGACAACGATCCGGCCGTCCTGAACTTCGCGCTGAACCTCGAATATCTCGAGGCCCAGTTCTACTCCTTCGCGGCTTTCGGCACGGGCCTGGCCGACGCCGATCTGGGTGGACAGGGCACGCGCGGCGCCGTGACCGGCGGTCGCGCCGTTAACTTCACCGATCCGGTGGTGCGCGCCTACGCTCGTGAAATCGCCAATGACGAGATCGCGCACGTTCGCTTCCTTCGTTCGGCTCTGGGTACCTCGGCCGTTGCGCAGCCGGCCATCGACGTGGGCGTGGGTCCGAACAGCGCCTTTTCGCAAGCGGCGCGCGCCGCAGGCCTGATCTCCGCAGGCCAGACGTTCGATCCCTACGCCAACGATGAGAACTTCCTGCTGGCGGCCTATATCTTCGAGGACGTGGGCGTGACCGCCTACAAGGGCGCCTCGCCGCTGATCAACAGCAAAACCTATCTGGAGGCCGCTGCGGGGATCCTGGCCGCCGAAGCCTATCACGCCGGCCTGGTGCGTACGGTGCTGTATTCCAAGGGTCTGGCCACGCCGTCGCTTCGCACGGGCGCCAACGCCATCTCGGACGCGCGCGATTCGCTGGACGGATCGTCGCGCCTGGATCAGGGCATCACCGGCGACCGCGGTCTGCCCGCCGACACCGCCGCGTCGAACATCTTCCCGGGCGACGCCAACGCCATCGCCTTCAGCCGCACGACCGGCCAGGTGCTGAACATCGTCTATCTGACGGCGGCGGTCGCCACCGGCGGCGGCTTCTTCCCGTCGGGCGTGAACGGCACGATCAACCGCTCCGGCGCCTGA
- the gspG gene encoding type II secretion system major pseudopilin GspG → MPKRFRCRLARREGLTLVEMIVVLAIIALVAVLIVPNVIGRPDEARVTVAKTDLKTISAALRMYRLDNGDYPTTQQGLRALVERPTQPPAPANWSSEGYLPEAPTDPWGRPYVYRSPGQNGRYDLLSYGKDGEAGGEGLDADLTERTR, encoded by the coding sequence GTGCCGAAACGATTCAGGTGTCGCCTCGCGCGGCGCGAGGGCTTGACGCTGGTCGAGATGATCGTCGTTCTGGCGATCATCGCGCTGGTCGCCGTGCTGATCGTGCCCAACGTCATCGGCCGTCCCGACGAGGCGCGCGTCACGGTGGCCAAGACCGATCTGAAGACGATCTCGGCGGCCCTGCGCATGTACCGGCTCGACAACGGCGACTATCCGACGACGCAGCAGGGCCTGCGCGCCCTGGTGGAACGTCCCACCCAGCCGCCTGCGCCGGCGAACTGGAGCAGCGAAGGCTATCTGCCCGAGGCGCCGACTGACCCCTGGGGCCGCCCCTATGTTTATCGCAGCCCCGGTCAGAACGGGCGCTACGACCTGCTGTCCTACGGCAAGGACGGCGAAGCCGGCGGCGAGGGCCTGGACGCCGATCTGACCGAACGGACGCGTTGA
- a CDS encoding GspH/FimT family pseudopilin yields MTCAGRKGPRRREGMTLVEMLVVLAIVGVSAGVVVLGLGSLRRGDGAQTEANRLADRLKLAADEVLVSGRPMAIAWTPGAYRFEGAGTPSAALAEPHRLSDGVRLAGPDGAASALIDPDSAAPPVTFVLRQEDGGWSVRFDGLNAVAAPLAAQGLAG; encoded by the coding sequence ATGACGTGCGCGGGGCGCAAAGGTCCTAGACGGCGCGAGGGGATGACCCTGGTCGAGATGCTGGTGGTGCTCGCCATCGTCGGCGTGTCGGCAGGCGTCGTGGTGCTGGGTCTCGGCTCGCTGCGGCGCGGCGATGGGGCGCAGACGGAGGCTAACCGGCTGGCCGACCGGCTGAAGCTCGCCGCCGACGAGGTGCTGGTCAGCGGCCGGCCCATGGCCATTGCCTGGACCCCCGGCGCCTATCGCTTCGAAGGCGCGGGGACGCCGTCGGCCGCGCTGGCCGAACCCCATCGGCTTTCTGACGGCGTGCGCCTGGCCGGCCCGGATGGCGCGGCCTCGGCCTTGATCGATCCCGACAGCGCAGCACCCCCCGTGACCTTTGTGCTGCGTCAGGAGGACGGCGGCTGGAGCGTGCGGTTCGACGGCCTGAACGCCGTCGCGGCGCCGCTGGCCGCGCAGGGGCTCGCCGGATGA
- a CDS encoding TonB-dependent receptor domain-containing protein: MKTLSLTLSGVLLATSAMIAPGLVLAQSQDAPTNQTPAAQAEPQVDSQEPASVDEIVVLGRYIPEPNRESAEVASFLTAEDLQRTGDSDAAAALTRVTGLSIVEGRFIYVRGLGERYSSALLNGSPLPSPEPLQRVVPLDLFPSSILDGVTVQKSYSANFPGEFGGGVIDLHTIDAPRDPFFTLQTSLGVNSETTGQNGLTYYGSRTDFTTFDDGTRDVPAEIQAAFRSGRQINATNFSPEQLQTMGRSLVNAPLRLLQRDNTPVNFGVELTGGLSSDTGMGTLGLIGVAGYDNNWSLREGVQEEGQFQGDELVPVTTYDVESNQNDVQLNFLGGLSLTNGDHEVKWTNLYVRNTTKEARSASGPNFDAGGSVIRTDYTEWFERQLFSSQLAGEHFFMDGALELDWRAAYAKTERDAPYETRFQYGVNAAGDFIHNIQGNLISFSELNDDVVSGGADLSYTLPLSDAREAKFSIGVASMENNRDAVRRDLQFAAVNALTEDQRESRIDFLTSDFNINPTTLQLREIPGVSGANAYDGSLTVNAAYVLVDAEIIPLVRTAIGVRFEDGEQELVSRDLFGGSSPFPATRIEEQYWLPSFTTTWNFAENQQVRVGASKTIGRPQFRELAPQTYTDPESDRTFIGNPFLVDTELLNLDARYEWFFARQQYVTVGAFYKNLDKPVESVIIAASTGDRQQSYVNAPEADIYGVEFEVKKYWEFPTASMPFISNKRWLVQGNYTYSDSEVKVEEGDTVLDLSGGGAPSPADFFIEDGSRLQGQSEHVANLQLGWEDDTARSQATFIVNYVSERITTRGAGQAGSREPDYIQEPGVFLDFVYRKDFTAAGQDLGFALELRNLLETDFDEYQELGNKIRINNYDLGASASVSLTARF, encoded by the coding sequence ATGAAGACGCTATCTCTGACCCTGAGCGGGGTCCTTTTGGCCACCAGCGCGATGATCGCGCCAGGCCTTGTCCTGGCCCAGAGCCAGGACGCGCCAACGAACCAGACCCCCGCCGCCCAGGCGGAGCCGCAGGTGGATAGCCAGGAGCCGGCCTCTGTGGACGAGATCGTCGTCCTGGGTCGCTATATCCCCGAGCCGAACCGGGAAAGCGCCGAAGTGGCGTCGTTCCTCACCGCCGAAGACCTTCAGCGCACCGGCGACAGCGATGCGGCCGCCGCTCTGACCCGCGTCACGGGTCTGTCGATCGTCGAAGGTCGCTTCATCTATGTGCGTGGCCTGGGCGAACGCTATTCATCGGCCCTGCTGAACGGCTCGCCGCTGCCCAGCCCCGAGCCGCTGCAGCGTGTGGTGCCTCTGGACCTGTTTCCGTCCAGCATCCTGGACGGCGTCACCGTTCAGAAGAGCTACTCCGCCAACTTCCCCGGCGAGTTCGGCGGCGGCGTGATCGACCTGCATACGATCGACGCGCCGCGCGATCCGTTCTTCACCCTGCAGACGTCGCTGGGCGTGAACTCCGAAACGACCGGTCAGAACGGGCTGACCTACTACGGCTCGCGCACCGACTTCACCACCTTCGACGACGGCACGCGCGACGTGCCGGCGGAGATCCAGGCGGCCTTCCGCAGCGGTCGTCAGATCAACGCCACGAATTTCAGCCCCGAGCAGTTGCAGACGATGGGCCGGTCGCTGGTGAATGCGCCGTTGCGCCTGCTGCAGCGGGACAACACTCCGGTGAACTTCGGCGTCGAGCTGACGGGCGGCCTGTCCTCCGACACCGGCATGGGGACGCTCGGCCTGATCGGCGTGGCCGGCTACGACAACAACTGGAGCCTGCGCGAGGGCGTGCAGGAAGAGGGCCAGTTCCAGGGCGACGAGCTCGTGCCCGTCACCACCTATGACGTCGAATCCAACCAGAACGACGTGCAGCTGAACTTCCTCGGCGGCCTGTCTCTGACCAACGGCGATCACGAGGTGAAGTGGACCAATCTGTACGTCCGCAACACCACCAAGGAGGCGCGCAGCGCCAGTGGCCCCAACTTCGACGCCGGCGGCTCGGTCATCCGCACCGACTACACCGAATGGTTCGAGCGCCAGCTGTTCAGCAGCCAGTTGGCCGGCGAGCACTTCTTCATGGACGGCGCGCTTGAGCTCGACTGGCGCGCGGCCTACGCCAAGACCGAACGCGACGCCCCTTATGAAACGCGCTTTCAGTACGGCGTGAACGCGGCCGGCGACTTCATTCACAACATCCAGGGCAACCTGATCTCCTTCTCCGAGCTGAACGACGACGTCGTTTCGGGCGGCGCGGACCTCAGCTACACCCTGCCTCTGTCGGATGCGCGGGAAGCGAAGTTCAGCATCGGCGTGGCGTCGATGGAGAACAATCGCGACGCGGTTCGCCGCGACCTTCAGTTCGCGGCCGTCAACGCCCTGACCGAGGATCAGCGGGAATCGCGCATCGATTTCCTGACGTCGGACTTCAACATCAACCCCACGACCTTGCAGCTGCGGGAAATCCCGGGCGTGTCGGGGGCGAACGCCTATGACGGCAGCCTGACCGTCAACGCCGCTTATGTGCTGGTGGACGCGGAGATCATTCCGTTGGTCCGCACCGCGATCGGCGTGCGGTTCGAGGATGGGGAGCAGGAGCTCGTGTCACGCGACCTGTTCGGCGGCTCTTCGCCCTTTCCGGCAACGCGGATCGAGGAGCAGTATTGGCTGCCGTCCTTCACCACGACCTGGAACTTCGCCGAGAACCAGCAGGTTCGCGTCGGCGCGTCCAAGACGATTGGACGGCCCCAGTTCCGCGAACTGGCGCCCCAGACCTACACCGATCCTGAAAGCGACCGAACCTTTATCGGCAACCCGTTCCTGGTCGATACCGAACTGCTGAACCTCGACGCCCGATACGAGTGGTTCTTCGCGCGCCAGCAGTATGTGACCGTCGGCGCCTTCTACAAGAACCTGGACAAGCCGGTGGAGTCGGTGATCATCGCCGCCTCGACCGGCGACCGCCAACAGTCGTACGTCAACGCGCCCGAGGCCGACATCTACGGCGTCGAGTTCGAGGTGAAGAAGTACTGGGAGTTCCCGACCGCCAGCATGCCGTTCATCTCGAACAAGCGTTGGCTGGTGCAGGGCAACTACACCTACTCCGACTCCGAGGTGAAGGTGGAGGAAGGCGACACCGTGCTCGACCTGTCGGGCGGCGGCGCGCCGTCTCCGGCGGACTTCTTCATCGAGGACGGCAGCCGTCTGCAGGGCCAATCCGAGCACGTGGCGAACCTTCAACTGGGCTGGGAAGACGACACGGCCCGCAGCCAGGCGACCTTCATCGTCAACTACGTCAGCGAGCGGATCACCACTCGCGGCGCTGGACAGGCCGGGTCGCGCGAGCCCGACTACATCCAGGAGCCCGGCGTGTTCCTGGACTTCGTCTACCGCAAGGACTTCACGGCGGCGGGCCAGGACCTCGGCTTCGCGCTGGAGCTGCGCAACCTGCTGGAGACGGACTTCGACGAGTATCAGGAGCTCGGCAACAAGATCCGGATCAACAACTACGACCTGGGCGCCAGCGCCTCGGTCAGCCTGACCGCACGGTTCTGA
- the gspD gene encoding type II secretion system secretin GspD, translating to MKRTLRLCTVSLLALTLAAPPSVGVTQVAAPAGGEVVVNMRGVDIREVAEQISRLTGRTLVLDPNVSGVVTVVSAEPLSSAGVWELFLSVLRTYGFAAVRSGAVWRIVPQATVVQNGASAGGAAGSSQQVVTRLIRLRNLPGDQAVRALRPLINSFGTIESVTNPNAVVVTDYADNVRRVEAIARSLDTGGGESFATLPLEHASAEDVAAALGTLLGEEGGGARVAADARSNTLLVRGDSSDIAQVRSLVAALDRPGGATPVTRVVRLRNADAESVVEIVRGLMGAEPTATNPVSRSLRRTGLASLSAASRSESALSASSETAPAQSTAASGQPASTPQGFALNDVTVQSAGELNAIVMRGAPATVQMLEDLVVELDVRRPQVTIEAAIVEVTGELGERLGVQLAVGGAVPESGVIGGTSFTTVGASLGQILSVLGVPGGGAVSEGANLAAGSRGDFGLLLQALSQTSSANLLSTPSVTVLDNNPAEIVVGQNVPFRTGAFATEGNTTNPFTTITREDVGVTLRVVPRVHDGDVVRLEVSQEVSSLVNATVAGAADLITNRRSIQTTVLADDGETITLGGLITDDAQSADSKVPVLGDLPGVGGLFRARRNTQTRRTLFIFLRPTILRDAEDVRAGARQRYDRLRTSQGVVTGAPVHPDALEPPASE from the coding sequence GTGAAACGCACCCTCCGCCTCTGCACGGTCAGCCTGTTGGCCCTGACGCTCGCGGCGCCGCCCTCGGTCGGCGTCACCCAGGTCGCGGCGCCAGCCGGCGGAGAGGTCGTGGTCAACATGCGCGGCGTCGACATCCGCGAGGTGGCCGAACAGATCTCGCGCCTGACCGGACGCACCCTGGTGCTGGATCCTAATGTCAGCGGCGTGGTGACCGTGGTCTCGGCCGAGCCGCTGTCGTCCGCCGGCGTGTGGGAGCTGTTCCTGTCGGTGCTGCGGACCTATGGCTTTGCGGCGGTGCGCAGCGGCGCGGTATGGCGCATCGTGCCGCAGGCGACCGTGGTGCAGAACGGCGCCTCCGCCGGAGGGGCGGCGGGATCGAGCCAGCAGGTGGTCACGCGCCTGATCCGCCTGCGCAACCTGCCGGGCGACCAGGCGGTGAGGGCCTTGCGGCCCTTGATCAACTCGTTCGGCACTATCGAGTCGGTGACCAATCCCAACGCCGTGGTGGTCACCGACTATGCCGACAACGTTCGGCGGGTGGAGGCGATCGCGCGGTCGCTGGACACGGGCGGCGGCGAATCCTTCGCCACCCTGCCGCTCGAGCACGCCTCGGCCGAGGACGTGGCGGCGGCGCTGGGGACGCTGCTCGGCGAAGAAGGCGGCGGCGCGCGGGTCGCCGCCGACGCACGCAGCAACACCCTGCTGGTGCGCGGGGACTCCTCCGACATCGCCCAGGTCCGCAGTCTCGTGGCGGCGCTGGATCGGCCGGGCGGCGCGACGCCCGTCACCCGCGTGGTGCGCCTGCGCAACGCCGACGCCGAGAGCGTGGTCGAGATCGTGCGCGGTCTGATGGGCGCCGAGCCGACGGCGACCAATCCGGTCAGCCGCAGCCTGCGCCGGACCGGCCTGGCCAGCCTCAGCGCCGCGAGCCGCTCAGAAAGCGCCCTGTCCGCATCCAGCGAGACCGCGCCGGCCCAGAGCACGGCCGCTTCGGGCCAGCCGGCCAGCACCCCGCAGGGGTTCGCCCTCAACGACGTCACCGTGCAATCGGCCGGGGAGCTGAACGCCATTGTCATGCGCGGCGCGCCCGCGACCGTGCAGATGCTGGAAGACCTCGTCGTCGAGCTGGACGTGCGTCGGCCGCAGGTCACCATCGAGGCGGCGATCGTCGAGGTGACCGGCGAACTGGGCGAGCGGCTGGGCGTGCAACTCGCCGTCGGGGGCGCCGTGCCTGAAAGCGGCGTGATCGGCGGCACCTCCTTCACCACCGTGGGCGCGTCGCTGGGGCAGATACTTTCGGTCCTGGGCGTGCCGGGCGGCGGGGCGGTGTCGGAGGGCGCCAACCTGGCGGCGGGTAGCCGGGGCGACTTCGGCCTGCTGCTCCAGGCCCTGTCCCAGACCTCCAGCGCCAACCTGCTGTCGACGCCCAGCGTCACGGTGCTGGACAACAATCCGGCCGAGATCGTGGTCGGCCAGAACGTGCCGTTCCGCACCGGCGCCTTTGCGACGGAAGGCAACACCACCAATCCCTTCACCACCATCACGCGCGAGGACGTGGGCGTGACCCTGCGCGTCGTGCCGCGCGTTCATGACGGCGACGTGGTGCGGCTGGAGGTCAGCCAGGAGGTGTCGTCGCTGGTCAACGCGACGGTCGCCGGCGCCGCCGACCTGATCACCAATCGCCGCAGCATCCAGACCACCGTGCTGGCGGACGATGGCGAGACCATCACCCTGGGCGGCCTGATCACCGACGACGCCCAGAGCGCCGACAGCAAGGTGCCGGTGCTGGGCGATCTGCCAGGGGTCGGCGGCTTGTTCCGCGCGCGTCGCAATACCCAAACGCGCCGCACTCTCTTTATCTTCCTGAGGCCGACCATCCTGCGCGACGCCGAGGATGTGCGGGCAGGCGCGCGCCAGCGCTACGACCGCCTGCGTACGTCGCAAGGCGTGGTCACCGGCGCGCCCGTGCATCCGGACGCCCTGGAGCCGCCGGCCAGCGAATAG